A single Candidatus Deferrimicrobiaceae bacterium DNA region contains:
- the ruvA gene encoding Holliday junction branch migration protein RuvA has protein sequence MINHLSGTLFERGRDFVVVECAGIGFKVSVTTTTIDSLPPGQSDVTILTHLQMRDGGADLFGFLTEDERALFYALTGVAGVGPKSGLAVLSSLGKKGVIDGALRGDPKLFASVSGIGKKLAQRLVAELPDRLKKLDNLEPGNESDRSAVSAAGLNDAIEALVSLGYQRNEAHSAVSHVCKLHPENLDPDKLVRESLAYLYGTARKTGR, from the coding sequence ATGATCAATCACCTCAGCGGAACGCTTTTCGAACGGGGCAGAGATTTCGTCGTAGTCGAGTGTGCGGGCATCGGGTTCAAGGTTTCCGTAACGACGACGACGATTGATTCGCTTCCCCCCGGGCAATCCGACGTCACAATACTGACCCACCTGCAGATGCGCGATGGGGGCGCCGATCTCTTCGGTTTCTTGACGGAAGACGAGAGGGCGCTTTTCTACGCTTTGACCGGAGTAGCCGGCGTCGGCCCGAAATCGGGCCTTGCCGTCCTTTCGTCTCTTGGGAAGAAAGGCGTCATTGATGGCGCCTTGAGAGGGGATCCCAAGCTGTTTGCCTCGGTTTCCGGCATCGGGAAAAAGCTTGCTCAACGTCTGGTCGCCGAACTTCCCGATCGCCTTAAAAAACTGGATAACCTTGAACCCGGCAACGAATCGGACCGGTCCGCCGTCTCAGCGGCTGGACTGAACGATGCGATAGAAGCCCTCGTTTCGCTTGGCTATCAAAGAAACGAAGCCCACAGTGCGGTCTCTCACGTTTGCAAATTGCATCCTGAAAATCTCGATCCCGACAAATTGGTCAGGGAAAGCCTGGCATATCTTTATGGAACCGCCCGGAAGACGGGGCGTTGA
- the ruvC gene encoding crossover junction endodeoxyribonuclease RuvC, with protein MTGQGRIIIGIDPGSRITGYGIVRTGRGAAISSIAWGVIKTDTTSSFPDRLFEIHEALSKLLLKYQPEKAVIEKVFLAKNPSSALKLGQARGAAIVTCRMHNVLVSEFSAKEIKSAATGYGAASKEQVAGMIGMLLGIREKIPADASDALAMAYCGATTTPFNNQLA; from the coding sequence TTGACCGGTCAAGGGCGTATCATTATCGGGATAGACCCCGGGTCCAGGATAACCGGTTATGGGATCGTGAGGACGGGGCGGGGTGCGGCGATATCCTCGATCGCGTGGGGAGTCATCAAGACCGACACTACTTCCTCCTTTCCCGATCGGCTTTTTGAGATTCATGAAGCGCTTTCAAAGCTATTGTTGAAATATCAACCAGAAAAGGCTGTTATCGAAAAGGTATTTCTGGCCAAGAACCCCTCATCGGCTCTCAAGCTCGGGCAGGCGAGGGGGGCCGCGATCGTGACCTGCCGGATGCATAATGTTCTCGTATCGGAATTCAGCGCGAAAGAGATCAAGTCTGCCGCAACCGGGTATGGCGCTGCCTCAAAAGAACAGGTAGCCGGTATGATCGGCATGTTGCTCGGCATTCGGGAAAAGATCCCCGCTGATGCTTCCGACGCGCTGGCGATGGCCTATTGCGGGGCAACCACCACACCATTCAATAATCAGCTGGCTTAA